A segment of the Vicia villosa cultivar HV-30 ecotype Madison, WI unplaced genomic scaffold, Vvil1.0 ctg.000858F_1_1, whole genome shotgun sequence genome:
atgatttgaaatttcactgttgatcaatccttgtgtaggagatgtcttgagccaatggattaggacaaaataatgcacttggggtcttgaggtcatgtcccaagtcattaggtcaagtcctgagcaaaagtcaagagtatgctaacttcagtcaaaaccctaatctggttgattcaaagtctctgagcttgttgaaatgaatctctgaggaccaagtgttgattgttgatgaagatagttcttttgagatgaagggagaacaaaaccctaattgattgttacttgtactgatgagtgatttcctgattaaatcctgctgagtcaccagtaacaaacacaagctatgcaatttgttagagatgcaaatgatgcatatgttaatgatatgaggtggtatcttaggtcaaaaattggggtatgacacatgagcatggccatatttgaactgatcatacaatggcttgtatgtgatcttcagatcatcaataggttcaaatttatgtgaggaatcaccctcatagccaaaaccaaaccttctgtttacagaaacaccatatatcatagaagcaagatgacttctgccaatacttctagataagaactttctgaagctcgagtcatattctttcagaatatgattcatgctaggaacggatttttctgtttcagaagaagatccactatctttggatagatttaaaactttttccttcagttcagaattttccaattccagcttcttagtttcaaattcaaactgctttttcagctttttgcatttgatactaagatgagccttgagttccagaagttctgttaaactggaaactaactcttctctagatagttcagaaaatacctcttcagaatctgattctgatgtagattctgatccatcatcttctgtagccatcagcgcgaagttggcctgctctccttcagagtctgattctgattctgattcagaatcatcccatgttgccataagacctttcttcttatgaaacttcttcttgggattctccttctgaagttttggacactcgttcttgtaatgtccaggctcattgcactcatagcagacagccttcttcttgtcagatcttctgtcaccataagattctcctcgttcaaatctctttgaacttctgaagcctctgaacttcctttgcttgctcttccagagttggtttacccttctggagatcatggacggttcatcttcttcttcagattctgattcttcaggatcttcttctctagcctgaaaagtgttagtgcattttttaacattagattttaatgcaatagacttacctttcttctaaggctcgtttgcatctagctctatttcatggcttctcaaggcactgataagctcttccaacgaaacttcattcagattcttggcaatcttgaatgcagtcaccattggaccccatcttctgggtaagcttctgatgatcttctttacatgatcagccttggtgtagcctttatccagaactctcaatccagcagttagagtttgaaatcttgagaacatcttctcaatatcttcatcatcctccatcttgaaggcttcatatttctggattagagcaagagctttagtctccttgacttgagcatttcccccatgggtcattttcaatgactcatatatatcatgggcagtttccctgttagatatcttctcatactcagcatgagagatagcattcagcaaaacagtcctacatttatgatgattcttgaaaagcttcttttgatcatcatccatttcttgccttgtaagccttacgccactggctttcactggatgtttgtaaccatccatcagaagatcccataattcaccatctagaccaagaaagtaactttccagtttatctttccagtattcaaagttttcaccatcaaatactggtggtctagtataaccattgttaccattgtattgctcagcagagccagatgtagatgcaggtggatctgttggaatttcaccagccatcttttactgaagcgtttttctcttcttgaatcttttctaaacacggttaagtgcttgcaccttagaaccggcgctctgataccaattgaaggatagaaaaacacttagaaaggaggggtttgaataagtgtagtctaaaaacttgaacgataaaaacaatttgcacagttatttttctcctggttcgttgttaactaaactactccagtccacccccacggagtgatttacctcacctgaggatttaatccactaatcgcaacagattacaatggttttccacttagcccacgactaagtcttctagagtttcctgatcacaacctgatcactctaggaacaaatgcttagacacaagctaagactttcttagagtatcctgaccaccacgtgatcactctaattacaactgcttagacacaagctaagacttcctagagtatcctgatcaacacttgatcactctagttacttacaaattaatgtaatcaaataagagtattaccattgcttctgaaaagctataatcacaacagtgatatttctcttaaagtttaagcttaatctcactaatatattataacagcaatgtagtgagctttgatgaagatgaagtttctgagctttgagtagaacagcgtttcagcaagttttttttgaatgagttctttcagaatcgttaaccttgcttctcatcagaacttcatatttataggcacttgagaagatgaccgttgggagcatttaatgctttgcgtattccgtacagcattgcatttaatgtttcacgcttttgtcaactacctcgagccttgttcacgctgtgtctactgacgttgcctttaatagcttccaacgttccttttgtcagtcagcgtagcctgccacctgtacttgcttctgatctgatgtttgtgtatacaacgtttgaatatcatcagagtcaaacagcttggtgcaaagcatcttcttgtcttctgaccttgaagtgcttttgagcgtgataccatgagaacttcagtgcttctgcttctgatctcaagttcttctgatgcttccatagacccatgttctgattctgctttgaccatcttctgatgtcttgccagaccatgttctgatgttgcatgctgaaccttctgagtcaaagcttctgagcgctgatttgtgcatactctttatatatttcctgaaaagtaaattgcaatgtattagagtaccacattatctcacacaaaattcatatccttgttatcatcaaaactaagaatattgatcagaacaaatcttgttctaacaacttcttgtaaccagaactcacactttaaCAACTTTGCAtataacttcttctctttcaacacctgCAATATAATTCGCAAATGTTCGACATGCTCTTCATTCTACTTGgaatatatcaaaatatcatcaatgaaaacTACCACAAAAACTGATCTAGATAAGTATGAAATatatggttcatatattccataaacacTCTAGGTGCATTGGAAACTCCAAACGACATCACCAAATATTCGTAGTGTCCATACCGAGTTCTAAAATCCGTATTTTGAATATCCTCATATTTCACCTGACTCTGATGGTAACCTGACCTTAAGTCAATTTTGCTTAAAACACACGCACCCACCAgatggtccatcaaatcatctaGTCTTGGTAGTGGATACTTATTCTTGATTGCTATTTTATTCTATTGTTGATAACCCATGCACAACCTCATACTGCCATTTTTCTTCTTTAGTAACAACATTGGAGCTCCCCAAGGTGACATACTTGGTCTTACAAATTTCTTTTCCAGCAAATCCTTTAGTTACTTTTTCAATTCTGCTAATTCTAACGCTGACATCATGTATGGTGCCATAGAAACATTTCTAGTATCAGGGACAAGATCAATAGATAACTCTACTTCTCTCTGGCGGCACATCCTAAACATCATCCGGAAACACATATGGCACTACTGTCAGTTTATCAATTACAACTTGACTTTTAGCAGGTAAAGATGCAAACAACACAAACAACCGAGCTTCATCTTGCAAAAGCCCTTTCAACTGCCTAGCAGATAAGTAAccagcttcctcttcatctataGGAGCAAGAAAGTGTACTAATTTGTCGTAAAAATTTATATGAACATGATTGGactctaaccagttcattcccaagaTAACATTAAGACCCCTCAACAGCATGAAAATAAGATCAACACCAAAATCTCTATCAAAAATTGACAAAGAATAGTGCAAATAAACCAAAAACGTTGTCACTGATCCCTTAGCTAGAGTATCAATAACCATCTTTTTATTCATGAAGGACACTACAAGGTCTAACCTTTTCACACAATCAACAACAATAAACGAGTAcgtagcaccagtatcaataatagtaattaaaggagtaCTATTAATGTATCATATACTCCCTtcggccttatttataagcaaagattctctttttaggttcattgaataatgaatgtatcttgtcttttatgtagactagatacattcattattcaatgaaccgaaaaagagaatttttatttataaatcatGCCAGAGTAGTACCTCTAATCAATTTGTTTGCACTAGAAGTCTGAGTCCCGGACAACACAAACACCTTCCCTCCGGCTTAAGCTTTCTTAGGGTTTTGAAAATGTATACTGATGTGTCCTGGTTCACCTTATTTTTAGTAAATCACCACATTATCTTTGCAATCAGCAACCAAATATCTTATCTTCCCACATCAGAAACACTTCTTCAAATCACCCTTACATTCATTGGCGTGATGACCCGATTCACCACACCTAAAACATTTAAGAGGAGTTGGAGCACCTCTATCACTTAGCCTCTTACCATAAACAACCTTTTGTTTACCTCTCTCAGCTGGAGCACTATAAGGCTTCCCACGATTCATATGTTGTTTCCCTCTCTTCTTTCTCACACTCTTATAGTGACCTGAACGAGCTTACTATCATCCTCGTAAATTCTACAACTACTCACCAACTCTGGAAACCTACAGATCTGTTGATAGCCAATAGCTTGCTTGATCTCAGGACGCAAatcattctcaaacttaacacattttgagaactcagcAATTTCCTCACTATAATGAGGATAGAACTTCGCAAGTTCCacgaacttggcagcatactcagtAACAGATAAACTCCCTTATTTAAGCTCTAGGAATTCAATCTTCTTCTTCCCACGAAAGTCTTCCAAAAATATTTCCTCAAAAACTCTCTGCTGAACATAACCCAAGTGACATCTTCACCTGTAATTTCCAACCCCTGATGGGTGTTAACCCATTAATCATCAGCCTCCTCAGCCAACACATGTGCATCCAACTGTACCTTCTGTGCTTCTAAGCAGCCCATCATACGAAAGATTCTCTCAATATTTTTGAGCCAAGCATGTGCTCCATCAGGATCATACCTACCGTTAAAAGTAAAGGGAGTTGTTCCTCTAAAACTTCCCTGGATTATGTGTAGATTCTCTGTTTGTATGGttgacattaattttaattaaacaaattagaCAACATCATGTTAGATAGAATGTTTCTAGTGTAACATATCAAACAAGATGTCTTATGCAAATATCATCCGACATCGTGACTAAGTGTTAAGTTGGGCTTTTGGATTTTGGTTAAGTTTgttacagatgcagaatatttggataatattatgcaatccaataTAACTCTTACTCTAAGGATAAaagattttatttgtttaaagagatttgattggtttctaaatttggagaatatttaggaaactaatgattgaagaTCTATTTTCTTCGAGAATATTTTGCAGATCTCTTACAGTTTCCCAActgcgttttgaagcccaagtccAGACCAAATGTGTGTTATAAATAGCAAGCTACAAAACCTTTAAAATCAGAGCTTATAGAATTAGTTTAGGGTTTGTCCTATTATTGTGAGCCTCTTTATTATCATGTTGATATAAGAGATGGATTGTTTTATCGAGTTGTAAGTTTTGTCATgtattcataagcttttaagtatTGAATGTATATGTGTCACTTAGGTATCATTGATACAATTATCTAAGTGAGTCTTAATCGTGTATTACTTGTAATTCACAATTATGGTCAAGGGCCGTCAATATCAGTAACGTGTGTCGTTAGTGTGAGACATCACTGCGATGATTGGAAGTGAGAGAGGTTTCTCTTATCTAGGaagttcttaggtagaagttgcactaggtagggattaagtgagaattTGTAAACTAGATGTTGTTTAGCTTCAAATTGATACttctaatagtggatttccttcctggcttggtagcccccagagtaggtattgttgattccgaactgggttaacaattttgtgTATTCAGTTACTTTCCAACattgtttttaatttatgaatATCTGTTTGTTGCATGTTgtgtcagatcagatgtcccaATAAATCATTAGGACATTTTGAGTCTGAAGGccataatttcaattggtatcagagcaggcatcttgTTCTGTACCTGGGTGAGACTTAGGGGAGATACCTTCTGGCTCAACAGACAGGGAAGAAGGACTTAATGATCAAATTCATGAAGAACAAGGAATACATGATAGAGTATGACAGGGGAAAGTATGTGAAACTCTGTTGCTACAAGAAAGAAAGATTCTTCTCCATGGTGTAGCCTTGTGTGTCTGCGGGGAGATATGTCTCAGACAAGATGTCAAGACACGTCTGACAAAAGCtgggagaatttatttttctccacAACAAGGTGGTTAGTTCCTGTACGGAGGACATTACATTGACAAACCAATGTTTGAATCAAGGTCAATAGGACTGGAATGCCTGAGTGTAAAAGATGCTAAGGTACACCCAAGAGTCTCTGAAGAACTTGTGTTCTTAAATGAGTTCCGCTGCCTCTAGGACTCTGGGCAAGCAGAGATCAGAAGGTTGGTCTCAGGTTTCAACCAAGGGAAAGAAACTTTTGGTTCCTGAAGAAGGTCTGAAGATTGTTGGATCATGCAAGGATGTCAGGTATAATGTTGTAACATTCATTTGACTGGGTAGAATTATTACGTCTCTCAATACTGATGTGTACAGACTCCATTAGGGCTACATATTTTGTTCTGCTGCAACTCTGGTTGTGGAATCTATTGTACCCTAGTTTTTGACCCTCAGATCTCACCTCATTTTGAGAatagtgtgatcatcatcatcatcatcatcatcatcatcaatatcatcatcatcatcattgctcatatatcatttgctaaccaaaaatatacaaaaagattTGTGTTTGCTTGTTCCTCAAGGTAGGTGACTGATTAGGAGACttaagaaaattagggttttgaggaccACAAAGGAGTTCAAACATTCTCGTGTGCTCAAGTGATTCCCCTCATCAAAATCCAAGTCCAAGTGTggatcaattcaagatcaacaactttcattttcatctggtgcacaaattagggtttttttacctaattcatttggaaagttgacttttaatcaagataTGACTTTATGGTTCAAATCATGATTTAAGTATCTCCAATGCTTCATTATAATAccctcatatcattcatttgattgAAACAACTTAATTCAATTGACATGTACAAGaatgcaattcatttggaaaaagttaactgttcaagatcacctttgacttttgagaaatttagTCAAATGGACTTTGAAGATCAAGATCATGAATATATGTTtaataaagtcatttgatcaagaaaaatcaagaaaatcgaTCAAgaatcaaaattcaacaaaagtcaaagttggaagATTCTAAACACTTCcaaattttttaagtgttttaggcTTAAAAGTATCAAACTTCATGCACAAGTTACTTCTAATtaaatttgttttgattattaATTCCATTCACCCctttaataaaattttgattttgatttctttGACTTCCAAACTAATTTTTACTTTTCCAACTTCCTTCTTCCACTAACTCTACTTAGTTCTAAATTTTCTAATTATTTCCCATAATTATCATCTTCTATAGTAACAAAATAATAatgctaataataataaaactgtAACACAcacaaaatataattattattaaaaatgaaattcgAATAACAATTCAGGGTGTTACACCTTTTGCCATACAACATCATCGTCGGGAGGCTCATGCTTAATCTTCTATGGAACACCCTATCAACCTTGCGTTTAAACCGAAATATCTGCTACCTAATGGGGGTGGATAGTCTAAAGGGATGAAGCGACCTCGCAATAATATTGCTAGAGCAACCTCAAAATAAGAAGAGCTAAGATGGTCGTAACCTCCATTCTACAACTAAGCCTACAAGGAATGAATGTTTCAAACTTAGACCCTAGGATAGAGGTAGATAAGGAAAGGCCAAATCCAAAAGAAGATCTAAAGGAAGTTCAGATTGGGCTACAGGATTTTCAAGTCACCAAATTTGGCACTCCCTATCTGAAGCAAAAGAATAAGAGTAGGTTGCAATGCTAAGGAGAAACATCAACTTGTTTGCTTGGACACTCACCAAAATTTCAGGTATAGATGCTTAAGTGGTTTATCATCGCCTCTCTATCGACTCCACAATAAAACTTATGTCTCAGAGAAAGAATAAAGTGGGCGAGGAGAAACAAGCGGAGATAGTTGAGAAGGTCGAGAAGTTAATAAGTGTAGACTTCATAACTCATATCAAATATCCAATCTAGATGGCTAGTATATTCTTGGTTCAGaagttgcaaaaaaaaaataacgaACGTGCATCGATTGTACCAACCTAAACTCATCATATTCTAAGGACCTTAACTATAATACTTTGAGATTCATGGATGCTTACTCTAACGTCAAAGACACGCgcaaggaaacaaaatagactagTTTTCCCTAGGAAAACCATCACGAGCCATATTAAATGCCACACACGCTTCTTCCCCACTAAATTATAAAACTTTCATAACTGAGTCACCTTTTGACGTCTCTAAAAGTCACTTGTCTGATGTTTTACATCCCTCAACTGACACATGAGTTACACAAGAGACACCTAGAAGGATATTAATGACTTGTCCCTAAATGAGAGACTCACGCCTAACTGAAGGACTCTCCCCTAACTGAGGAATTTATCCCTAATTGAGGGACTTGTCCCTTATTGAG
Coding sequences within it:
- the LOC131631739 gene encoding uncharacterized protein LOC131631739, giving the protein MVIDTLAKGSVTTFLVYLHYSLSIFDRDFGVDLIFMLLRGLNVILGMNWLESNHVHINFYDKLVHFLAPIDEEEAGYLSARQLKGLLQDEARLFVLFASLPAKSQVVIDKLTVVPYVFPDDV